A single genomic interval of Pyrus communis chromosome 7, drPyrComm1.1, whole genome shotgun sequence harbors:
- the LOC137740879 gene encoding hypersensitive-induced response protein 2-like: MGQSLGCVQVKQSNVAVREQFGKFDGVLEPGLHCMPWCFGYKVAGELSLRVRQLQVHCESKTKDNMFVKVVASIHYRPFPDKIPDAFYKLLNADSQIRAYVFDVIRETVPKLELDTVFEQKSDIAKAVQKELAKAMYDYGFEIVQTLIVDIAPHIVVMNAMHEINAAARKRLVAEEKGEEEKILKIKRAEGEAESRHLVGLGIARQSQAIIGGLKDSVLDCFTEIMLKRG, from the exons ATGGGTCAATCACTCGGTTGTGTTCAAGTGAAGCAGTCAAATGTTGCTGTGAGGGAACAATTTGGGAAGTTTGATGGTGTGCTTGAACCAGGATTGCATTGCATGCCCTGGTGTTTCGGGTACAAGGTAGCTGGTGAGCTCTCACTGCGCGTGCGACAACTTCAAGTTCATTGCGAAAGCAAGACCAAG GATAATATGTTTGTGAAAGTGGTTGCATCGATTCACTATCGCCCCTTTCCAGACAAGATACCGGATGCTTTCTACAAGCTCTTGAATGCCGACTCACAGATTCGGGCTTATGTGTTTGATG TTATTAGGGAAACTGTGCCGAAATTGGAGCTTGATACCGTCTTTGAGCAGAAAAGTGACATAGCAAAAGCTGTTCAAAAGGAACTTGCAAAG GCTATGTATGATTATGGTTTTGAAATAGTCCAGACCCTGATTGTGGATATTGCACCACATATTGTAGTGATGAATGCGATGCATGAGATCAATGCAG CTGCAAGGAAGAGACTGGTGGCGGAAGAGAAgggggaagaagagaaaatccTGAAGATCAAGCGAGCGGAAGGAGAGGCAGAGTCCAGGCACTTGGTAGGGCTCGGCATAGCGCGCCAGAGCCAGGCCATTATTGGAGGGCTGAAGGACAGCGTGCTCGACTGTTTTACAGAGATTATGCTAAAGAGGGGATAA